From the genome of Scytonema hofmannii PCC 7110, one region includes:
- a CDS encoding HetP family heterocyst commitment protein: MNHGISGSSNLDKTINPEQFDQVVEAILAGKYSWACVLMLRFAGYNPLHYIPYRTYNRLLKENSHVSRTNTQSNESLKIAKLPSEKRSSSHVTPTSCLSKIKDLAYLEVVGKRKTEVRGGSQQWLTTQVEKYQSMKSDPEAETSQDLSFKICGFK, encoded by the coding sequence ATGAACCACGGTATTTCTGGCAGTAGCAATTTAGATAAAACTATCAACCCCGAACAATTCGACCAAGTTGTAGAAGCTATTCTTGCAGGTAAGTATTCTTGGGCTTGCGTTCTTATGCTGCGTTTCGCTGGCTACAATCCTCTACATTACATTCCCTATCGTACTTACAACCGCCTGCTTAAGGAAAACTCTCACGTTTCCAGAACAAATACACAATCCAACGAAAGTCTAAAAATTGCTAAGCTACCTTCGGAGAAAAGATCCAGCAGTCATGTTACACCGACAAGCTGCTTGAGTAAAATTAAAGACTTGGCTTATCTTGAAGTTGTTGGCAAGCGCAAAACTGAAGTCCGTGGTGGAAGCCAGCAGTGGTTGACCACACAAGTTGAAAAATATCAATCTATGAAGTCCGATCCCGAAGCAGAAACCTCTCAAGATTTGTCCTTCAAAATCTGCGGATTTAAGTAA